From one Dermacentor variabilis isolate Ectoservices chromosome 3, ASM5094787v1, whole genome shotgun sequence genomic stretch:
- the LOC142574203 gene encoding protein CTLA-2-beta-like isoform X2 gives MSVIWLLLFMTLAATFVVSQYCSQEGWKEYKDKFDKYYPSDEEDTFRFNIYCANKLRIDAHNAKYDRGEVSYRIELNELSDMTEEEIERDM, from the exons ATGTCGGTTATCTGGCTGCTGCTTTTTATGACATTAGCAGCAACATTTGTTGTGTCCCAATATTGCAGCCAAGAGGGATGGAAAGAATACAAGGACAAGTTCG ataaataCTACCCTTCGGATGAGGAGGACACATTTAGATTCAATATTTACTGCGCGAACAAACTGCGGATTGATGCGCATAACGCAAAGTATGACAGGGGCGAGGTGTCATACAGAATAGAATTGAACGAGCTCTCAGACATG